From the Kallotenue papyrolyticum genome, the window GCCGGGATCATCGCTGCCGCGCCAGACCGGCACATTCGGTGTGGGACGCGCCCAGTTGACGCCGTTGGTTGAGGTGAGATGGCCCAGGCTGAAGGTGCCGTTGAAATCTTTGGCCTCGTACCACATGCGGTAGAGTGCGCCGTCCTTGAGCACCATCGGCACGCCGACTGAAGCTTCGTCGAAGTTGCCGAAGACCGCGCGATCAACGACCGATCCGCCTGCACCGCTACCGGCGACGCGCGTCCAGTTCACGCCATTGGCAGATGTGGCGTAGCCGATGCGGAAGATATAGCCGCTCTCGTTGTTGACGCCCTCGTACCACATGCGGTAGCAGGTCGAACCATTGGCGATGCCGGGGCAGGGCGCGGCGGCGGAGGCGCGATCCTTGATCACGTAGGGCGTGTTGACGGCGTCGCGATCGAACGTGCCGTTCACCCCGGAGGCGCGCAAAACCGCGCTGCCAGCCAGTGGTCCTGTTCGGCGCGTCCATTGCCGCCCATCGGTTGAGGTAGCGTAGCCGATGCCCCCAATATATGTGCCGTCGTAGCCGACGTACCACATCTTGAAGGTGCTGCCGTCCTTCATCACGGTGAGGTAGCCCACGCCCTGGCTGTCGAAGCGGTTCGCAGGGCCGGCGCTCAGCACGCTACCGCCGGCCTGCGTCCCCGGCACGCGCGTCCACTGGCGGCCGTCCGGCGAGACGGCGTAGCCAATCCGCGATGTACCGTTGGCGTCATTACCGACATACCACATGCGGTAGCAGGTGGAGCCGTCCGCGATGCCGGGGCAGGGCGCGCCCGTGCTGGCGACATCCTTCAGGATCGATGGGGCATAGATCTGTTGTGTGTCGAACGTTGTGCCGGCGCCGCCGCACCCCGTTCCGCCGAGCGCCAGCACCGCTCCCGCCAGCGATGAGTCGCACGCGCCGGGAATATGGGTCCACGGCTGGCGATTGGCCGCGTTGTCCGGCGGCACGATCGCGGTTGGGGTGGGGGTGGTGGTTGCCGGCGCCGGCGTATTGGTCGGCCCCTGGGTTGGGGTGGTTGTCGGCGTCGGCGTATTGGTTGGTCTCGGCGTATTGGTCGGCGGCGCGCTCGTGTTGGTTGGCGTCGGGGTATTGGGCTGCGCGCCATAGCCAACATGGAATGTGTGGTTGCCGGCCGTCACCTTGATATGCGCGAAGTCGCGACCATGGACGTTGAACACAGTGTAAGGCGCGGGCGCGCCGTCCACCAGCGCCGAAGTGAAGCTGCGCCCGTCGAAGGTGAGCGGCAGCAGGATGCTCAGCGGATCGCTGTTGCCGGCGGCGGCGAGGCTGAAACTGAACTGGCCGGTCGCGCTGTTCCAGGTGACATTCTGGAAGTTGGCGTCGTGGCGCGTCTCGGTGAACCTGAGCCAGCGCTCGGCGGTCCACATCGGGATGTTCAGGCTCCGTGCATAATCCATGGTGCCTTCGGCCCAGGGCTGCACTTCGCCAAAGCCATAGTAATCGATGTGGAACTGGGTCATGATCGCCGAGTGACCGCCGGCCTGGCTTTCGTCGATCAACTGGCGCGATACGGCCAGCGCCTGTTGCGTCGTGAGCCGCTCGGAATTTTCGCTCACCAGCAGCTGCTCGTCGATCAACGCCGTTACTTGCTGATACACGTTGACCAGCGCGCCGTTCCCGTCGATGAACTTCATCGGCAGGCCGCTGCCGTTGATGTAGCCGTGCGCCTGCGATCCATCGGGATAGCTCACGGACGGCCCCCAGGTGTAGAACGAGGTATCAAGGCCGATGTTGTAGTTGGCAGCGACTTTGGCAGCGTCCACCCAGCCCTGCCACTCGACCTGATGGTTGCGCGTCGTGCGGCTGGGCGTGCCGTACTTGCTCACGAAATCGTTGTAGTTACGCTGGTAGGCGGCATCGAGCGACAGGCCGTCGGCAGCGCCATAGGGATGCAGGCCGAACTCATGGCCGCGCGCGCGCCAGGTGTTTATCTCGGTCGCCGTCGGATATTGTCCCCAACGCGGAAGGTAGATCGAGATCCGGCCGCCGCGCGCTTCGACACTGTTGATCACACGCGGGAAATATTCCTGCGGGTTGCCGTGGGCATCGCCGGTCAGAATCATCTGGGTGCGGTTGGTGTCGGCGAAGTACCAGAGCTGCGGCAGTGGCGTGTGCGTTGCCAGCAGATCCCTGATCACACGACTCAGGAGCCGCATCTGAAAGTCGGCGTGCGGGATCGGTACGCGATCTTTGTCGATCGCGTTGTAAAACACGTCGTTGGTGCGCAGCGGCGCTAGGCCGTCGCGATCGACGCCGGCATTGCCGGGGTTGCCCTGACGGCTATACACGACGCTACGCGCCAGGTCAAAGGTCCAGGTGGCGGTATTGCCGCGCCGGATCACGGCCGGAAAGGCCGTGGCCGTGGTGCGGGTGCTGTAGAGCGTGGCGATCGTTTCCGCGCCGCTGGCCACGTTATAATGCGTCGCCGCGCCGTACAGCGGCAGTGTCGTATCCGGAAGGCCCGCGCCGCTGGCGTGCGCCGTGTTGATCCGGAGATAGCCGTCGGTGGTGCTGGACCCCGCGGGGGTGATGCCCAGCGTGGCGTTGAGGCGTCCATCTGGGCGCATGGCGATCAAACGACCGCCGCCCGCGACGTATGCGTCAAGCAGCGACGCCTGCTCGTTGGTCAGCGGCGTTTCGCTCAAGAGGACAAGCCGGGCGTTGGAGAGCGACGTGCTGGTGATCGTGGATAGCTCGGCAATATCAAAGGCGTTGAGTCCTTCCGCGCGCAAAATCTCACCGAGATAGCGCCCAAATGGGTTGGGCGCGTTGCTGTTGATGACGACCAGGATCGGCGCGGGCATCGTGGCTGCATCGCTGCGCAGGCCGCCGCCTAGCCAGACCAGGCTCACCACTACCATCAACAGGGTGCTCCGCACAATATGTCTCATGCCGACTCTCCTTCTGCAGCGGCCAGGAATGTGTCAGCACACCGGGGCGTGCCTGGCTGGTGTTGGACGTGGCGATAGAGTTCGATCAACTGAGCCGCGCTGCTGGTCCAGCGATGTGCGCATTCGACATAGGCGCGACCTGCTCTGCCGATGCTGGTGCGCAGCGTGGCGTTATCCAGGAGTGCGAGCGCCAGATCGGCGAACTGTCCGTCATCGTCAGCGACGAGCAGGTCGCGGCCAGGTACGGCAGCGAGCGCGGCGATAGATTGCCGGTCAGCGATCACCGGCGTGGCGGTTGCCATCGCTTCCAGCACCTTGTTCTGCACGCCGACACCGTAGCGCAAAGGACTCACCGCGATCGTCGCGCGCTGCAGGTAGGTCGCGATCTCCGGCACGCGGCCAGTGATGACAACGCGCGGATCGCTCCCGCGACTCATCAGCGATCGCGGCGGGTTGCTGCCGACGATCCAGACCTGTGTAGCGGGCCGCTGCGCCCAGACCCGCGGCATGATGCCGTCGATGAGGCGCAGGGCGGCGGCGATGTTGGCGTGATAGCTCATCTTGCCGCTGAAGACGATCACGTTCGGTTCGCGCGGCGTTGTGGGTGGCGCAAACCGATCAAGATCGACGCCGTTGGGCACGACGTGAATCGTTGCGTCAGGGGCGAGGGAGCGGAGCGCGTGGGCGTCCTCACTTGATGTCACCGCAACGGCAGCGACCGACGCGCAGATGCGCCGCTCGAAGCGCCGCGTGCGGCCCAGCTCGACGGTCGCCATGAACCGCTTGCGGCGATCAGGGTTGATGCGGCGCGTGCGATCCAGCAGCAGGCTGATGCAGTCCACCGCGTCATAGACGACCGGCAGATCGCGAATCAACGGGCGCAGCGCGGCGGCGCGCAAATGCTCGATATGCACGAGAGCGAATGCCTCACGCGCCAGCAGATCGCGGAGGCGTCGGGCCAGCGGCGCGACCGCGCCATAGGCCGCCTGCAAGGGCAACCCGCGCAGCGCGCCCGCAACGGTCGCTGTGAGTCGTTGGTGAGGCGCGACGGGGACCGCATGCGTTACGCAGCCAAGCTGCCGCAGATGATCGACGGCCGGGGCGTCATCCGGCGCGGCGGCGCAGAGGAGGGTCGGCTGCAGGCCTGCCGTGGTGAGCGCGCGCAGCAGCTCATACGGGCGCACCCGGATCGGCGACGGCACATAGGGCGTGATCAACAGGACGCGCATGAGTCATCTCCGGTCAGGCCAGCGCCCGCGTATAGGTCGTTGCCAGCGCCGGGCAGACGGCGCGCCAGTCGTAGAGCTGTTCAGCCAGAGCGCGTCCGGCCTCGACCAAGCGCCGGCTGAGGCGCTGATCATGAATCAGGCGCAGCACCGCGTCGGCAAAGCCGGCTGGATCGTCGGCGGCGAGTAGGTGCTCGTCGGGTCGGGCGTCGATGCCCTCGTAGCCGATCGTGGTGGAAACAACCGGCAGGCCGTGGGTGAAGGCTTCCAGGATCTTGACGCGCATGCCGCTGCCCGAGCGCAGCGGGACGACGAACGCGGCGGCCTGGCGCTGGTAGGGCGCGAGGTCTGCGACATAGCCGGTCACGACGATACCCGGCTGCCGCGCGGCGAGATCGAGGACGGGCTGCGCCGGCCGCGCGCCAACCACGAGAAACGTTGTGTCGGGCTGGCGCTGCTGAATGCGCGGATAGATCTCGCGCCCAAACCAGCACACGCCGTCCACATTGGGCGGCCAGAACATCGTCGCGACGCTGAGCGCGGCGCGGGCATCGGGATCGCGCTCGATGAGGCGCTGCTCGCGCACGTCGATCGCGATCGGCACAACATCGATCCGCACGTTGCCGGCAACCTGCTGGAGCGCGGCGCGATCCGCTTCGCTTACGGCCACGACCGCTGCCGCTTTACGACAGGCCATGCCTTCGTAGCGCCGCAGCCGGGCGCGCTCGCGCAGCAGCAGCCACCGGCGCGCTCCGCGCGCGCTACGCGCCATGCGATCGAAGATCGTCCACACGGCGTTGTGCAGATCGAGCACAACCGGCGGGCCGTCGAGGTCGAGCGCGAATTGCGCCATATTGAGCTGATCGACATGGATCAGATCGAAGGCCTGGGTATGAGTCAGGCGCTGCAGCAGGCGGCGCAGCTCGGCGTTCTCGTCGCGCAGCAGAATCAGCGGCCGTGAGTCATGCAGGCTGTGGGCGAACGCGCCGGCGTCGCGCAGCCGCGAGCGGTGGAGCGGCACGGTATAGATGTGGCGACACAGGCTGCGGAGCGACTCCGCGGCAAGCGCTTCGGCGGGTGTTCGCACGAACGAGACCAGCGTCACGTCGTGCTCGCGCGCCAGCCAGCGCAGCACATGGTAGGTTTTGATCTTGGGGCCGCTGTCGGGCGGATAGGGCACAACCTGCGTCAGCAACAGCACCTTCATGCGACCTCGACCTATGGAAAACGGCGTGATCCAAGACGGATCACGCGCAACGCGCGCCGCCGGTTCTAGGATAACGAGCGCCTCTTGCAAACAGCTTGCTAAATTGAGGTTGGTCTAGCGATTTGCTAAGGCGTCGCCACTAGCCGCCGCGCCGCCAGAGGATCAGCGCGGCAGCGACAACGAGGATGCCGAGCGTCGGTAGCAGGGCCCAGAACAGCGATCGCAGCAGCGGCGCCTCGCTGCGCACAGAGACGGGGAGTGGCGCGTCGCGCGCCTGACGCACAAGGGGTGTGTCGGTCTGCGGGGTCGGTGTCACAACTGGCGGCAGCAGCGTCGGCAACGGAACGGGTGTGGCGGTCGGGATGATCTCCACCGTCGTCGTGGGGGCATCGACCATGCGCTCGCTGTACCAGACGCGATACGCGCCGCTGTCGGACAGGTGCATATCGGCGCGGTTGCGGGTGAACCAGGTGGCATGGAGCCGGTTGCCGTTGCTGATGATGAGTTGGGGCCATTCCGGAAGCAGCTCATTGTTCACAACCGGCATGGGCGCGCCCCAGGCGTGCTGGTCGGCATTCCACACACTGTGGAAGAGC encodes:
- a CDS encoding glycosyltransferase family 4 protein, yielding MKVLLLTQVVPYPPDSGPKIKTYHVLRWLAREHDVTLVSFVRTPAEALAAESLRSLCRHIYTVPLHRSRLRDAGAFAHSLHDSRPLILLRDENAELRRLLQRLTHTQAFDLIHVDQLNMAQFALDLDGPPVVLDLHNAVWTIFDRMARSARGARRWLLLRERARLRRYEGMACRKAAAVVAVSEADRAALQQVAGNVRIDVVPIAIDVREQRLIERDPDARAALSVATMFWPPNVDGVCWFGREIYPRIQQRQPDTTFLVVGARPAQPVLDLAARQPGIVVTGYVADLAPYQRQAAAFVVPLRSGSGMRVKILEAFTHGLPVVSTTIGYEGIDARPDEHLLAADDPAGFADAVLRLIHDQRLSRRLVEAGRALAEQLYDWRAVCPALATTYTRALA
- a CDS encoding glycosyltransferase translates to MRVLLITPYVPSPIRVRPYELLRALTTAGLQPTLLCAAAPDDAPAVDHLRQLGCVTHAVPVAPHQRLTATVAGALRGLPLQAAYGAVAPLARRLRDLLAREAFALVHIEHLRAAALRPLIRDLPVVYDAVDCISLLLDRTRRINPDRRKRFMATVELGRTRRFERRICASVAAVAVTSSEDAHALRSLAPDATIHVVPNGVDLDRFAPPTTPREPNVIVFSGKMSYHANIAAALRLIDGIMPRVWAQRPATQVWIVGSNPPRSLMSRGSDPRVVITGRVPEIATYLQRATIAVSPLRYGVGVQNKVLEAMATATPVIADRQSIAALAAVPGRDLLVADDDGQFADLALALLDNATLRTSIGRAGRAYVECAHRWTSSAAQLIELYRHVQHQPGTPRCADTFLAAAEGESA